A window from Dunckerocampus dactyliophorus isolate RoL2022-P2 chromosome 15, RoL_Ddac_1.1, whole genome shotgun sequence encodes these proteins:
- the rps16 gene encoding 40S ribosomal protein S16: MPAKGPLQSVQVFGRKKTATAVAHCKRGNGLIKVNGRPLEMVEPATLQYKLLEPVLLLGKERFAGVDIRVRVKGGGHVAQVYAIRQAISKALVAYYQKYVDEASKKEIKDILIQYDRTLLVADPRRCESKKFGGPGARARYQKSYR; this comes from the exons ATGCCGGCAAAAGGTCCCCTGCAATCTGTCCAAGTTTTCGGGCGTAAA AAAACTGCCACAGCAGTCGCCCACTGCAAGAGAGGCAATGGCCTGATTAAAGTCAACGGCAGACCCCTGGAGATGGTGGAGCCTGCTACCCTCCAGTACAAG CTGCTGGAGCCTGTGCTGCTGCTGGGCAAGGAGCGTTTTGCTGGAGTTGACATCAGAGTCAGAGTGAAGGGAGGTGGACATGTCGCACAGGTTTACG CCATCCGTCAGGCCATCTCCAAAGCACTGGTGGCGTACTATCAGAAGT atgtggacgaggcctCCAAGAAGGAGATCAAGGATATCCTGATCCAGTACGACAGAACCCTGCTGGTGGCTGACCCACGCCGCTGCGAGTCCAAGAAGTTTGGTGGACCTGGAGCCCGTGCCCGCTACCAGAAGTCCTACCGTTAA